The Deltaproteobacteria bacterium sequence CGGCGGAGTCTTGATCGAAGATAATGTCGAGGTCGGCAGCCAGGTCTGTATTGATCGGGGTCTGGCCGACTTGACCGTGGTTGGCTCTGGAACCAAAATTGATAATCTGACTCAGATCGGCCACAACGTCAAAATCGGGCGGGATTGCATCATCGTGAATGCCTCGATTGCCGGGAGTGCAAAAATCGGGCATAGAGCTTTTCTGATGGGGACGAATGTCAGAGACGGAACTAAAATAGGTGACGACGCCCTCGTTCTGGCAGGGGCGACAGTCTTGAGCGACCTCCCGGCCGGATCAGCACGCTGGGCCGGCTCTCCGGCTCACGATGCCGATCATGAATGGAGAATCACGGCCATAGCCCGCAAAGAGCTGCCTCGTTTGAGGCAGTTCTTTCAGCTGTTTAAAAAGGCCGGGTCTTTTAATGAATTGAAATTAGAGTTCTTCGAACCAGAGACCAGAAAAGATCAAAAGTAAAGGGTGGAACATGAGTGACCCGATTGACATCGATGAGATCATCAACTTGCTGCCTCACCGGTATCCCTTTCTCCTCGTGGATCGTGTGGTTTCTTATGAGGCAGGTAAAACCATTTCGGCTTACAAGAATGTCACTTACAATGAACACTTCTTTCAGGGCCACTTCCCGGGGTTTCCAGTCATGCCAGGAGTTTTACTTATCGAGGCCATCGTTCAGACTGCCGGAATCCTGTACATGTTATCTGTAAAGGATCAGGCCAAGAACAACGTCATGTATTTTATGGCCATGGATAAGGTTAAGTTTCGCAAACCGGTTGTGCCTGGTGATCGGCTCGACATTAAGGTGGATGTTCTTAAGTTTGGAAGCCGGGCGATCAAGTTTCGAGGGGAGGCCTTTGTGGGTGAATCTAAGGCTGCTGAAGGTGAGTTCCTGGCTTCTCCCCATCAATCCTCCATAAACATTGGGTGATCACGGCATAAGGAATTGAGGTATGGAAATTCATCCCACGGCCGTTGTTGATCCAGGGGCCAAACTGGAAGAAGGCGTTAAGATCGGACCATATGTTATTATTAACAAGGATGCTCTCATCGGCGCGGGCACTGAAATAATGGCCCACGCACATATTGACTCTAACACCAGGATCGGCTGCAACTGCCGCGTCTTTCCTTTGGCCTCCCTTGGTACTGCGCCCCAGGATGTGACTTACGCCGGGGAAAAAACTCGGCTTACAATCGGCGACGAGGTGACGATCCGCGAGTTTGTAACGGTCAATCGAGGCACGGCCAAGGGCGGCGGCGTGACCCGGATCGGCGATGGCTGCTATCTCATGACTTACGCTCATGTGGGACACGATTGCCAGATCGGCCGGAACGTTACCTTGATCAATAACCTGGCCATGTCCGGCCATGTGACCGTCGAGGACGAGGCGACTATCAGTGGCATGGTCGCGATTCATCAGCATGTCCGCATCGGGACCCATGCCTACATCGGAGGAGTTAGCAGGGTGACTAAGGATGTCCCGCCGTATCTGCTGGGTCAGGGAGTGGGTGACTTTAAATTATACGGACCGAATATCATCGGTCTGAAGCGCAAAGGGTTCCCTCGAGAGACCATCAGCGCTCTCCGGGAGGCTTTTCATCTCATCTTTCGTACCAACCGTCTCCTGGCAGAGACCCTCGAAGATGCCTTGGCCAGGTTCCCGGACGTCAAAGAAGTGAAGACCATGGTCGAATTTATTCAATCATCTAAGCGAGGGGTGACTCGATAAGCGATATTCATAAAATCGGGCTGTTGGCCGGCCGGGGCCAGTTTCCGTTTTTGTTTGCTCGCGCTGCCCAGAGGAGAGGTGTCAAGGTTTTTGCCGCCGCTTTTGAGGGTGAGACGTTGCCAGAGCTTGAACAGGTGGTTGATGATATCCTCTGGGTTAAACTCGGGCAATTTGCACCGATAATGTCCTTCTTCAAACGCCAAGGGCTTAAGGAAGCGGTCATGGCCGGCGGTGTCACCAAGGTTAATATGTTTGCTCGCTTTCAGCCCGACTCTAAGGCGCAGGCCATCATGACCCGTCTTGAGACCTTAAACGACGATAACGTCCTGCGGGCACTGGCGGCCGAATTTGAAAATGAAGGCATCACCATCCTTGCCTCGACCCTCTACACCCCTGAACTTCAGGCTCCGAGCGGAGTTTTAACGCATCGGTCCCCGTCCTCGGACGAGGAAACGGATATTGAGTTTGGTTGGCAGGTGGCCAAGGCCATCGGAAATCTGGACATCGGCCAATGTGTTGTCGTGCGCCATCGGGTCGTACTGGCCGTGGAGGCTATCGAAGGTACGGACGAAGCTATCAGAAGGGGGGGCAGGCTGGCTCGAGAAGGAGCCGTCGTGGTCAAGGCCATAAAACCCAACCAGGATTTTCGTTTCGACGTTCCATCTGTCGGACCGGGCACCGTGGCTGTTATGAGAGAAGTTAAGGCCTCGGTTCTGGCTATTGAGGCAGGGAAGACTTTGATCTTTGACTCCGAGGAAATGATCGCGGCGGCAGACCAGGCTGGAATTGCCATTATAGCCAGAAAAAGTGAGTAGACGCTTAAAGGTCGGAGTAGTCGGTGTGGGCTATCTAGGCCGGTACCACGCCGAAAAGTATAAGGCCATTGACGAGGTTGATCTGGTTGGGGTGGCCGATACCAAGCCCGAGCGGGCCGAGGCTGTGGCCGCAGAGCTTGGGGTTAAACCTTTCTTTGATTCTCCTGACCTAATGGGATTGGTGGACGCGGTCAGTATCGTTGTCCCGACCAAAGATCACTTTGAAATCACCCGCGCCTTCCTCGCCCAAGGCGTGCATGTCATAGTCGAAAAACCTATCACGCGAACCCTTGATGAAGCCGATGGCCTGATCGAGCTGGCCAAGAACAATGAGCTAATCCTGCAGGTTGGCCACCTTGAACGGTTTAATCCAGCTATGCGGGCTGCCTCTTCATTGATCGGCGTGCCGCTTTTCATCGAGGCTAGCCGCATCAGTTCTTTCCCGGAGCGGGGGACGGATGTAGACGTGGTTCTGGACTTGATGATCCACGATCTGGATATTGTATTGAACCTCGTGGGTGAACTACCAGAATCAATTCAGGCCGTGGGCGCGCCGATGGTGACAGACCATGTGGATATTGCCAACGCCAGACTCGAATTCGCATCAGGATGCGTGGCCAATCTGACGGCCAGCCGAATTTCAGACAAGAGCCTGCGTAAAATTCGTATCTTCCAGAAGGACGCCTACCTCTCCATTGATTACGATCAGCGTCAGGTCGTGGTGACCCGGCGGGCCGCTGACAGGCCTCCCGGGAGACCGGAGACCACTACCGAAGAATTGGTTGTCCCTCCTGGCGATGCTTTAGAAAATGAGCTCAAGTCCTTTGTTGCATCTGTTAAGACCGGATCCGCGCCGTTTGTCAGCGGGGAGGACGGCCGTCAGGCTCTGGCCGTTGCCCTTCAGATTATGACGGATATAAAATCCCGGTCTAGGGATTGGCCGGAAATCATGGGAGAAAAGTAAGGGTGTCACTAGGCCTCACCGAATTGCAAAGATGGATCGTTCGAGGGATTCTATCTTGACCCGGATTATGATCGCGGCTGGTGAGGCCTCCGGCGATCTTCACGGTTCCAATCTGGTTCGCGTGGCCTTAAGTTTTAATCCTGACCTCAAGTTTTATGGGATCGGGGGAGAGAAACTCAAGGCAGCCGGGGTTGACCTGTATTTCGACCTGGAGCACCAGGGACTCTTCGGTCTAACTGAGATTGTCACCAGCTTGAGAAACACCCTCAGGATTTTAAGGACTCTAAAGAAATCACTGCATGAAGAAAAACCGGCCGCCTTGGTGCTGATTGATTATCCGGACTTTAATCTCAGCCTGGCCAAGACGGCTAAACGGCTGGGGATTCCGGTCTTCTATTACATCAGTCCCCAAATCTGGGCCTGGCGGCGGGGTCGGGTAAAGAAAATCAAGCGATTCGTGGATCGGATGGCGGTTGTCTTTCCTTTTGAAGTGGACTTCTATCAACAGTACGGCTTAGAGGTCTCCTTTGTCGGTCATCCTTTGCTTGATGTTATGACTCCGCCTCGTCCCAAGGCGGAGGTCAAAGTCGAGCTCGGATTCGATCCCTCTCGTCCTTTGCTGGCCTTGCTGCCAGGCAGCCGCCTCACCGAAATTCGTCAGCATTTGGCCTTAATGCTTGAGTGTGCTTTTGAGGCCAGAAGACAGCGGCCCGATCTTTCCTTGGCCGTGGCTCAAGCCGATACCTTTAAGGACGGCGACTTGGCTCCATTTCTTGAAGATGGCCCGGATAAGGTGAAGCTGGTGATCGGGCGGACTCATCTGCTGCAAAACGCGGCCGACGTGGTTCTGACCGCTTCAGGAACCGCGACCCTCGAAACAGCCCTGATGCTGACCCCGATGGTGGTTATCTATCGAGTGCGTCCTTTGACTCACTTTTTTATAAAGCGGCTTGCTAAGGTTGATTATGTGGCCCTAGCCAATCTCATTGCCCGGGAGAGATTAGTTCCGGAACTCTTGCAAAAAGAGGCTCGTCCAGATAGAATTACGGCCGAGCTTATGCGTCTCCTCAATGAGCCTGAGAGCAGAGTTAAAATGATCGAGGGATTGAGACGCGTCCGGGAGAAGTTAGGCGCTCCCGGAGGCAGTCAGCGGGCAGCCCGCCTGCTTTTGGAAACTATGAAGAAAGAGCCTGACCAAGCGTATAACAAATGAAGAATTATCAAAAACTGCTTTCATATGCCAAACCTTACTGGTTTCGTTTGGTTGTGGCGATGATTTCCATGAGCGCCGTAGCTGCCTCAACAGCTGCTATTGCTTTTTTGGTTAAACCAATGCTTGACGAGATTTTTCTGGAAAGCGACCGGCAAAAACTCTACCTGGTTTCGGTTCTGGTAGTCGGAGCTTTCCTGGCTAAGGCGGTCTTCTATCTCAACCAGGCTTACCAGATGAACTATGTCGGACAGACCGTCGTCAACAATCTCCGGGTTGAACTTTACCGGCATTTGCAGACGCTATCCCTGTCATTCTTCCACCGGACTCCCACCGGCGTACTTACCTCCCGAATCACGAATGATGTAAATATGATTCAGCATGCAGTGTCCGAAGGTATTACAGCCCTGATCATGGACGCCTTTACCGCCTGCGGCTTGATGTTTGTTATCTTCTACCGGGACTGGAAACTGGCTCTGGCTGGTATCCTGATCATACCGCTGGGCGTTTATCCGCTTTACTATTTTGGCCGCAAGCTCCGTACTCTATCCAAGCGGGTTCAGATCAATATGGGCGCTCTGACAACCATCCTGCAAGAAACATTTCAGGGGATGCGCATTGTCAAGGCCTTTAATATGGAGGAGTATGAAAACAAACGGCTGGTTAATGAATGCGACCGGCTTTTATCCAATCGCATCAAGGTGGTCACAGTCCGCGCTGTGTCTTCGTCGCTTATGGAAATCCTGGCCGGGTTCTGTATTGCAGGCATTATTCTGTATGGCGGTATAAACGTGGTTAAGGGGCTTTCCACTCCCGGTTCCTTTGTCTCGTTCTTAACTGCATTAATCCTGCTTTACGACCCCATCAGACGTTTAAGCCGGCTGAACGTGACTATTCAGCAAGGTCTGGCCGCGGCTGACCGGGTTTTCGCCATTTTAGACGAGGAGCCTGAGATCAAAGACAAGCCTTCAGCCTTGGTCCTGCCGCCGGTCACCAAAGGGGTTGAGTTCAGAAACGTTCACTTCGGGTATGGTCAGGAAGAAGTCCTCAGAGGCGTGGATCTTGTGGTCGAGGCTGGGGAAGCCTTGGCAATTGTTGGCGCTTCCGGTGTGGGCAAGACTACCCTGATCAATCTAATCCCAAGGTTTTACGATGTTCAGGAAGGAGGGGTCCTCATTGATGGCCATGACATCCGTGAGGTGACTCTTCAAAGCTTGCGAGCACAGATTAGTATTGTCAGCCAAGCCACGATTCTCTTCGATGATACAGTGCTGAACAACATTGCCTATGGCAGCCTGGACAGGTCCAGAGAGGAGATCAAGACTGCGGCTAAGGCCGCCTATGCTTATGAATTTATCATGGGGCTGCCTCAGGCTTTCGATACCCGTATTGGTGAGCGTGGCGTCCGGCTCTCCGGCGGGGAGCGTCAGCGTCTGGCTATGGCTCGCGCTATATTAAAGAACGCGCCTGTCCTGATCCTGGATGAGGCTACCTCATCGCTGGATACCGAGTCGGAATTGGAAGTGCAGAAGGCCCTGCTGAACCTGATGCAGGGCCGGACGACCTTTGTGATCGCCCACCGGCTCTCCACGGTGCGGAACGTCAATCGGATTATTGTGCTTGCTAACGGTCGGATTATTGAGGAAGGTTCCCATGAAGAGCTTATGGCCCTGGGTGGCGAGTATCGGCGGCTCTATGAGATGCAGTTCCGGGAATACGGACAGGTTCCAGGCAGCGACTCTGTTTTCGCTAACAATTTAGCCAAGACGGACATCCTTTAGGTGGTGGCTCCAAATATGACCATATCCATTCGCAGGCGTAAAGGTAAGGTCATATTCACTTTGTGCCTGCTTTGGGTTATCGCCCTTGTGGCCGTTTATGACGTTCCGTTGTCGCAGGCTTTGAAAGCCAATGATGGGCTGGGCGAGATCGTGGCTCGCTATGGCTACTGGATGGGCCACGGTAGTGTCATGATATCTCTGCTGGTTCTGATTTTGATACTCGGCTTTGTTTTTCCGCAAACTCGATTTAAGAGCGCCGGTGCCCGGGCCCTGCTGGCCTTTATCCTGTCAGGAGTTCTGGCTCAGATTATTAAACATCTTGTGGGACGCCCCCGCCCCCGTCTTCTGACAGAGGGGATCCATCATTTTGGCCCGACTCTGGCCTCGGGTCTGGATTCATTTCCCTCTGGACACGCCGCCTCCGCCGTTGCTGTAGCTACCGCTCTTTCTTTTTATTACCCCAGGGCTACGCCTCTGTTTATGTTCATCGCGTCCTTTATCGCTGCCTCCCGGATCTTTAGCGGCTCCCATTTCCCGATTGATATCCTCGGGGGAACAATCCTCGGCCTGAGTGTTGGCCTGATAATCAGTTCTTACGGTCGGCGTTCTAGAGCGATATCCTTCTATGGGGAGTCAGATCAGTGAGATTCGAGGCGGGAAGGCCCGGGGCCTGCTGCCAGCGCCATAAGATTGAGTTGGATCATAAAAGCGAACGATGAAGCGTATCATTCCTCATTACATCATTCGGGAAATTCTGCCAAACTTCTTTGTATCCCTTCTGGTATTCACCTTTATTCTTCTTCTGGCCAAGATTCTGGTATTAACTGAAATGGTGGTGGTCAAAGGGGTTAAACTGGAAACCATCCTCCGTTTCCTGTTATACAGCCTTCCTTTTTTACTTTCTTTGACCATTCCCATGTCCACGCTTCTGGCTGTACTTCTCGCTTTTCTTCGCCTCTCGGGCGATAATGAGATTACTGTCCTCAAATCAGCCGGGGTGAGCCTTTACAGGCTCCTTCCTTCAGTTATACTTTTTTGCCTCTGGACTTACCTGGTGACCAGCTACCTGGTTTTATATATGGTTCCTTCGTCCAATCGGGTTTTCCGGAATGAACTCCTGGCCCTGGCCAAGGTTAGCGCAGACATCGGTGTCAAGGAGGGGATATTCAATAATGCCTTTAAAGAGATGGTTCTTTATGTGGATCACATTGACGTGAGTAAAGGCTGGATGCGAGAAATCTTCATTCAGGACGCTCGGGAAGGTGAGGCGGCTAATGTTATTAACGCTTCCCATGGGCGCATTACCACTGACAAGAAGCAGCGCACTCTTGTTTTTGAGCTTTTCAATGGCGTGATTGACCACATCGAAGAGAGCATCGTTTTCGAGCGTTATGATCTCAAGCTGGATATGGAAAGCGCGCTCTCAGCGGAGAACCTCAGACCACCGGATCAATTCGAGATGAACCAGGACGAGCTGTGGAGGGCGATTGACAACTTTGATCGGTCTGATGTTCGTTATTACCCGTATCTCTTAGAGGCCCATAAGAGGTACTCCCTGCCTTTTGCATGCCTGCTTTTGGGTTTGATTGCTGTGCCGCTGGGGGTTCAAGGCCGCGGGAAAGGACGAAACTGGGGCGTCAGTATGGGGCTGGGAGTTTTTCTTGTTTATTATATTCTTTTCACCGCTGGATTGAGCTTTGGTGAAACAGGGGCTTACCCACCGATCCTGGGAATGTGGGTGCCCAATATCGTCCTTGGCGTTGCGGCCTTATATATGCTGCGTCAGGCTAATCACGAGGCCCCCCTGCATATCGTTTCCCTGCTCGATTTTTTTGAATCACGATTGAGGCCTGGTGAGTGAGGCTCTGAAGCATGAAGGTTGTTAATCGCTATTTACTCGAGGAATTCATTCGCACCCTTGGAATTATTCTGCTTTCTTTTGTCCTGATTTATCTCATCGTTGACTTTCTAGAGAAGATTGATAACTTCCTTGAAGCCGATGTGCCTCTCATAAGAGTGGTCTACTATTACCTGATGTCCATCCCGGCTATCCTCTTCAATGTGGCGCCGGTGGCTGTCCTGGTTTCGGTCATGATCTTCCTGGGTCTACTGGCCAGGCATAGCGAGATCGTGGCGCTGAAGGCCGGAGGGATCAGTCTGTATCGCGTTTCGATTCCTATCTTATGGATGGCATTATTTATGAGCCTGCTGCTGTTCGGGCTTTCCGAGACGGTGATTCCTTACACATCGGCGCAGACCAATGCTATCTGGAATGTGGAGGTGGAAAAGCGCCAGGATACTTCCTCCGGTCGCTATGAGGATGTCTGGTATAAAGGTGAAGGGATTATTTATAACTTCCAGGTTTACGACCAGCCGGCGCGAGTCCTGGAGGGTGTCAGTCTTTACCGCTTTGATGAAAAATTCGTAATCCATGAGCGGATCGAGGCTAAAGAAGCTCGATGGATTGACGGCCGGTGGCTTTTTTTTCAGGGTCTGGTGAAAAGGTATCTTAATGACGGGGAGTTGCGACTGGAGTATTTTGATCAGGCCGTTTTTGAACTCCCGGAGATGCCCGAAGATTTTTCACGCGTCACGCGCTCTCCGGATGAGATGAACTTCGAGAGTTTATACCGTTATGCACGCCGAGTCGAGGCAGAAGGACATGATCCTGTTCGCTATTATGTTGATCTCAACCTCAAGATCGCCTTCCCCCTCATCTGTTTTGTCATGGCGCTCATTGGCCTGCCCATCGCCTTCTGGAGGGAAAAAGGCGGCGGTATCGCTTTGGGGATTGGTGCGGGAATTGGTCTGTCGTTCGTCTATCTTGTCCTGCTTGGCCTGTTCCGTTCACTTGGTTACACAGGCCTTCTTCCGCATGTAGCCGCCGCCTGGCTGCCCGTTTTAATTTTTATCCTGTTTGGATTTTTCTTGTTTACCCTGGTGCGCCAGTGAAAAAGGGTGGCAAATATCGTGAAAAAACCTGTCTTAAAGAGAAACTAAGGTTATCCTGGATAGAGACTTAGCCCAACTTTATGGCGTGGAAACAAAAGCATTGAAGCAAGCAGTGAGAAGGAATATAAAGCGTTTTCCTGTTGATTTCATGTTTGAGTTGACAAAAGATTAATTTAAAAACTTGAGGTCACAAATTGTGACCTCAAGTTGGGGAGGAGCAAGATATTCCCCTATGGCTTTTACCGAACAAGGTGTAGCCATGCTCTCAAGTGTCCTGAACAGTGAGAGGGCGATCCAGGTTAACATTCAGATTATGAGAGTGTTTATTTTCCTGCGGCGGAGGCTGTCTACAAATGAAGATTTGAGAAGACAAATTAAAAGGATGGAGAAGAAATACGACCAACAGTTTAAGGTTGTTTTTGAAGCCATTAAGCAATTGTTGGATAAAGAGAGGAAGCCTAAAAGAAAAATTGGTTTAACCAGCGGAAAGTGAACTTACTATAAATTATTTAATTTAATTTGTATTGTATGATAAAAATAGCTAGACGGAGGATTTGATATCGTGTTTGGCTTCCGGCTCATAGGCCGGCTGACGGCACGGGTGATGGACACGCTCTGGAGGTCTTTCCCGCCAATTGTCAGAATTGAAACCACGAATCGCTGCAATGCGGCCTGCACCTTTTGCCCGCACCTGTCCATGCAGCGGGAGACAGGCGTCATGGACCAGGCCCTTTACGAAAAGCTTGTGATGGAATGCACCCAGGGCGGCTGCCGGACACTGCATCTGCACAACTTTGGCGAGCCGCTTCTTGATCCTGATTTGGCAGAGCGTATTGCTTTTGCCAAAGACGCCGGTATGCGCCGCGTGAAAATTTTTACCAATGGCAGCCTGCTTTCCGGTGAGCGTGCCGAACGTTTACTTGGCTCAGGCCTGGATGAGATCAAAATCAGCATTGATGGCAGGGATGCCGAGGAATTCGCCCGGTTGCGCAAAGGACTGTCGCTGGACATGATCCTCGATAACACACGCCGTTTTCGAGCCATGCGGGATAAGACTGCAGCGAAACGGCGTCCCACTATCATCGCAGCCTGCACCCAGACCTCTGACCGCGGAGCAACCGACCGTTTCCTTTCCAGCGTGGTGGACCGCACTGATTATGGTGAACTTCATAACTGGGGCGGCATCATGAATCCCTTACAGGGGCGCAGGATCCGCAAGCCATGCTCCCGAGTTTGGCAGACATTTACTGTCCTTTGGAATGGTGACGTAGCCCTCTGCTGCCTTGATTACGATGGCAGTGAAATCTTAGGAAATGTCAGGGAAAAACCCATAAGGCAGGTCTGGCAAGAGGAACGCTACCAGGCGATACGCAGACTGCACCGCTTATCCGAACAGGACGCCATCCCGCTTTGCCAGGATTGTTCTAAGAGTTTTTATTAGCTTTTAATCCCTCACCCTGTTTCCCGACAAATTGACTCCTATAAAAAGCTGGGGCTAATAGCCTTTAAAAGCAAGGGAATGGCTTAGGTTCACCTTGACTTTACGAGGGGTCTTTGATAGATTTTAGTAAAAATATGAGGTGGTTTGCTTAAATCTACTATTAGATTCTTAGTGTGATGCTCGATTCTTTGCTTAAGATTGACCGCATCCTTTTTTATGCCATCAACCAAGGCACCAGGAATGCGGTTTTCGACTGGCTGATGCCTGCTGTTTCCTGGCAGTACCTGTGGGTTCCGCTGTCCTTGATTGTCCTTATTTTCTTAGTACGCTCCACATGGCGAACCAGATGGATTCTGATCATTTTAATCCTGGTTTTTGTTACGGGCGATGCCTTTAACAGCCGGGTTTTGAAACCATTATTTACTCGCCCCCGGCCTTACAGCAGTTTAACGCAAGTTCATTTACATAAGAATCACTGGGAAGTGACACCGGAGCTCAAACCAAAAAATCCAAACCCGACCAGCTCTTTTCCTTCGACGCACGCTGTAAACGCCGCCAGTTCCGCAACGGTGCTGATCTGTTTCTACCCGCGTTTCTGGCCGCTTATGGCGTTTCTGGCCGCGCTGATCTGCTACTCCCGTGTTTACATCGGCGTCCATTATCCATTTGATGTTTTGGCAGGGGTCCTGGTTGGACTGTTCCTGGCCGGATCGGTCTTGGTCGTTCAAGCTTTAATCAGGCGCCGGGTCCAGGTTCGTTTTTTTAATGGAGGCAAGTAGTGCTTCCCGTGAAGGAATTAAAGACGATTTGCCCAAAAATGAAATTGACAGCTCAAGAATCGGCTTTGTAATTTATGAAAAGCCAGACAGGTTTCTCTGCGATTTTTTCAATCTCAGCGAAGAGTAGTCTCCTGAAATGATGTTTCCTCTTTACACATTGGCTTACTGTGGGGCAACCATGGCCTTGTCGCCTTATTACCTGGTCAAGGGTCTGGCTTCCGGAAAATACCTCTGGAGCCTTTCCGCCAGGCTGGGTGTGGCAGACATCAGTCTTGAGCCCAAGTC is a genomic window containing:
- a CDS encoding phosphatase PAP2 family protein, whose protein sequence is MLDSLLKIDRILFYAINQGTRNAVFDWLMPAVSWQYLWVPLSLIVLIFLVRSTWRTRWILIILILVFVTGDAFNSRVLKPLFTRPRPYSSLTQVHLHKNHWEVTPELKPKNPNPTSSFPSTHAVNAASSATVLICFYPRFWPLMAFLAALICYSRVYIGVHYPFDVLAGVLVGLFLAGSVLVVQALIRRRVQVRFFNGGK